A window of Dorea formicigenerans contains these coding sequences:
- the hcp gene encoding hydroxylamine reductase, which translates to MDKKMFCFQCEQTVGCAGCTGNAGVCGKKADTARLQDELTGALIGLARAVDSTTAISKRTGQVIIEGLFTTVTNVNFDDVSIENMIQKVRAEKERLVPDCSKCQSPCVKTDEYDMQQLWNANEDIRSLKSLILFGIRGMAAYAYHAYVLDYEDTEVNRFFCEALFKIGYEESADALLPTVLKVGEINLKCMALLDKANTETYGTPEPTNVTLTIEKGPFIVVTGHDLKDLQLLLEQTKGKGINIYTHGEMLPAHAYPLLKKFSHLKGNFGTAWQNQQKEFDHLPAPILYTTNCLMPPKSSYADRVFTTEMVAFPGAVHIDEKKDFTPVIEKALELGGYKDDQVLTGINGGTKVTTGFGHAAILSHANTVIEAVKSGAIRHFFLVAGCDGAKPGRNYYTEFVKQTPSDSIVLTLACGKFRFNDLDLGEIGGLPRLMDMGQCNDAYGAIQVAVALADAFGCSVNELPLSFVLSWYEQKAVCILLTLLHLGIKNIRLGPSLPAFLSPNILNFLVENYGIAPITTPEEDIKTLMNYNK; encoded by the coding sequence ATGGATAAGAAAATGTTTTGCTTTCAGTGTGAGCAGACCGTCGGATGCGCCGGATGTACAGGAAATGCCGGTGTCTGTGGAAAAAAGGCAGATACAGCCAGATTACAGGATGAACTGACGGGTGCCTTGATTGGTCTTGCAAGAGCTGTCGATAGTACAACAGCTATTTCCAAAAGAACCGGACAGGTCATAATTGAAGGGCTGTTTACCACAGTTACAAATGTAAATTTTGACGATGTCTCAATTGAAAACATGATACAAAAAGTCCGAGCTGAAAAAGAAAGACTGGTTCCTGACTGCAGCAAATGTCAATCACCTTGCGTTAAAACAGACGAATACGATATGCAACAGCTGTGGAATGCCAACGAAGATATACGCTCTTTGAAATCTCTGATTCTTTTCGGAATTCGTGGAATGGCTGCCTATGCCTATCATGCATATGTTCTGGATTATGAAGATACTGAAGTGAATCGCTTCTTCTGTGAAGCATTATTTAAGATTGGTTATGAAGAAAGTGCAGATGCACTGCTTCCTACAGTACTAAAAGTAGGAGAAATCAACCTGAAGTGTATGGCACTTCTTGATAAGGCAAATACAGAAACCTATGGGACACCAGAACCAACCAATGTTACACTTACAATAGAAAAGGGACCATTTATTGTTGTAACCGGACATGATTTGAAAGACCTGCAGCTTTTACTTGAACAGACAAAGGGAAAAGGAATCAACATCTATACTCATGGTGAAATGCTCCCTGCCCATGCCTATCCACTCTTAAAAAAATTCTCACACTTAAAAGGAAATTTTGGAACCGCATGGCAGAATCAGCAAAAAGAGTTTGATCATCTTCCAGCTCCGATTCTCTACACCACCAACTGTCTGATGCCGCCAAAAAGCAGTTATGCTGACAGAGTATTTACAACAGAAATGGTTGCCTTCCCCGGTGCTGTTCATATTGATGAGAAGAAAGATTTTACGCCGGTTATTGAAAAAGCGCTGGAACTTGGTGGTTACAAGGATGATCAGGTACTCACCGGCATCAATGGCGGTACAAAAGTGACAACCGGTTTTGGTCATGCAGCCATCCTGTCCCATGCAAACACTGTAATTGAAGCAGTAAAATCAGGTGCAATCCGTCATTTCTTTCTGGTTGCCGGCTGTGATGGTGCTAAACCTGGACGAAACTATTACACAGAATTTGTAAAACAGACACCTTCTGACAGTATTGTCCTTACTCTGGCATGCGGAAAATTCCGTTTCAACGATCTCGATCTTGGAGAAATCGGTGGTCTGCCACGACTAATGGATATGGGGCAGTGTAATGATGCTTATGGTGCGATTCAGGTTGCTGTAGCACTTGCAGATGCATTTGGATGCTCCGTAAATGAACTTCCGCTTTCCTTCGTTCTCTCCTGGTACGAACAGAAGGCCGTCTGCATCCTGTTAACACTTTTACACCTGGGTATCAAGAACATTCGCCTTGGTCCTTCTCTTCCGGCATTTTTGTCTCCTAATATTTTGAATTTTCTGGTAGAAAATTACGGTATAGCACCTATCACCACGCCGGAAGAAGACATCAAAACACTGATGAATTACAACAAATAA
- a CDS encoding 5'-nucleotidase, producing MFFDDQDIHTEPASAVVPAATVPYRDGDNPKE from the coding sequence ATCTTTTTTGATGATCAGGATATACATACAGAGCCAGCTTCGGCGGTTGTTCCGGCGGCCACAGTGCCTTATCGGGATGGAGATAATCCGAAAGAGTAA
- the yfcC gene encoding putative basic amino acid antiporter YfcC produces MSKKEGKGLKSFNKGFQVPDTYIIIFLVVVVAALLTFLVPKGFYETQDISYMINGVEKTRTVIKDGSFQYLTDDAGNVVTEGVALFSGDGGTGFFNYMYNGIVNSSAIEIIAFLMVVGGAFGIMIRTGAIESGLIGLIRKAKGAEKLLIPVLFVLFSLGGAVFGMGEEALPFTMILCPLFVAVGYDSVIAVLVTYVATQIGFGSSWMNPFSVGIAQGIAGIDVFSGAGFRMVMWVVFTALGCGMTMFYASKIKKTPTISIAYKTDSYFREQNEKTGIDEGHSFGLGHILVLLTLAATVVWVIWGVMTQGYYMPEIATQFFIMGIVSGVIGVIFKLNDMKLNDIATSFKDGAKDLIGAALVVAMAQGIMQVLGGSDPTTPTVINTIMYNISNALSGVSGAVAAVLMYLFQSVFNFFVVSGTGQAAITMPIMAPLSDLLGVSRQTAVVAFQLGDAFTNLIVPTSGCLIGSLAIAKIEWSNWIKFMWKFLGVLMIGAIITVLIAVGIGF; encoded by the coding sequence ATGAGCAAAAAAGAAGGAAAAGGGTTAAAGTCTTTTAACAAGGGATTTCAAGTGCCTGACACCTACATTATTATCTTTCTGGTAGTTGTTGTCGCAGCACTTCTGACTTTCCTTGTACCAAAGGGATTTTACGAAACACAGGATATTTCGTACATGATCAATGGTGTTGAAAAAACCCGTACAGTAATCAAAGACGGAAGTTTCCAGTATCTGACAGATGATGCAGGAAATGTAGTAACAGAAGGAGTAGCACTCTTTAGTGGAGATGGCGGAACAGGATTCTTCAACTATATGTATAACGGAATCGTAAATAGTTCTGCAATCGAGATTATCGCATTCCTTATGGTAGTAGGTGGTGCATTTGGTATCATGATCCGTACCGGTGCGATTGAATCCGGATTGATTGGATTGATCCGTAAGGCAAAGGGAGCCGAGAAACTGCTGATTCCAGTACTTTTCGTACTGTTTTCTCTTGGTGGAGCAGTTTTCGGGATGGGAGAAGAAGCACTTCCGTTTACTATGATTCTTTGTCCGTTGTTTGTAGCAGTTGGATATGATTCAGTTATCGCAGTTCTTGTTACTTATGTCGCAACACAGATTGGTTTCGGTTCATCTTGGATGAATCCATTCTCTGTAGGTATTGCACAGGGCATTGCAGGTATTGATGTATTCTCCGGAGCAGGATTCCGTATGGTAATGTGGGTAGTATTTACAGCACTCGGCTGTGGAATGACTATGTTCTATGCATCAAAGATTAAAAAGACTCCGACGATCTCAATCGCATATAAGACGGATTCATATTTCCGTGAGCAGAATGAAAAAACAGGAATTGACGAAGGACATTCATTTGGTCTTGGACACATTTTAGTTCTTCTGACACTGGCTGCTACAGTAGTATGGGTAATTTGGGGAGTTATGACTCAAGGATACTACATGCCAGAGATTGCTACACAGTTCTTCATTATGGGAATTGTTTCCGGTGTGATTGGAGTTATCTTTAAACTGAACGATATGAAACTGAATGATATTGCAACCTCATTCAAAGATGGAGCAAAAGACTTGATCGGTGCAGCACTTGTTGTTGCTATGGCCCAGGGTATCATGCAGGTCCTTGGTGGATCCGATCCGACAACACCTACAGTTATCAATACAATTATGTATAATATTTCAAATGCACTGTCTGGAGTTTCCGGAGCAGTTGCAGCAGTACTTATGTATCTGTTCCAGTCCGTATTCAACTTCTTTGTTGTATCCGGAACAGGCCAGGCTGCGATCACAATGCCGATCATGGCGCCACTGTCAGACCTGTTAGGTGTTTCACGTCAGACAGCTGTAGTTGCATTCCAGCTTGGTGATGCATTTACAAACCTGATTGTTCCTACATCCGGATGTCTGATCGGATCTCTTGCAATTGCAAAGATTGAGTGGTCTAACTGGATTAAATTTATGTGGAAATTCCTTGGCGTATTAATGATTGGTGCAATCATTACAGTTCTTATTGCAGTTGGAATTGGATTCTAA
- the iadA gene encoding beta-aspartyl-peptidase produces the protein MKLIQNIDVYAPQHLGKKDVLTINDKIVKIKDAGSISADGFLSEAEIINGEGLLLTPGFIDSHVHVLGGGGEGGFANRTPEATMEGLTKFGVTTVVGCLGTDGIGRDICALVAKTKGLNEQGMSAYCYTGSYQIPVRTLTDSIVKDIMMIQEIIGTGEIAISDHRSSQPTFEEFARVVADTRLGGVLSGKAGIVNVHLGDSPRCLDLIERVVDETEIPASQILPTHINRNEMLFGKAIEYALKGGAVDFTGNEDIDYWETICDEVRVCNGIKRMLDAGVNPNRMTISSDGQGSLPMYNSDGEFLGMGVGQSSCLLKEVKECVFKTEIPLEIAISTITSNPADILHLKGKGKVEEGYDADLCILDQELQLVEVIAKGNTVYTR, from the coding sequence ATGAAATTAATTCAGAATATTGATGTTTATGCCCCACAGCATCTGGGGAAAAAAGATGTACTTACAATCAATGATAAGATTGTCAAGATTAAAGATGCAGGTTCTATATCCGCAGACGGATTTCTTTCTGAGGCAGAAATAATCAATGGAGAGGGGTTACTTTTAACTCCGGGATTCATTGATAGTCATGTTCATGTACTCGGAGGCGGTGGTGAAGGTGGATTCGCCAATCGTACTCCGGAAGCAACTATGGAAGGACTTACGAAGTTTGGAGTAACAACAGTTGTTGGCTGCCTTGGAACAGATGGAATCGGTCGTGATATATGTGCACTGGTTGCAAAGACAAAAGGATTGAATGAGCAGGGAATGTCTGCATACTGTTATACAGGCAGTTATCAGATTCCGGTTCGCACGTTGACTGACAGTATTGTGAAAGATATTATGATGATTCAGGAAATCATCGGAACTGGAGAAATCGCGATCTCTGATCATCGTTCTTCTCAGCCAACTTTTGAGGAATTTGCACGTGTCGTTGCGGATACAAGACTTGGTGGTGTTCTTTCCGGGAAAGCTGGTATTGTAAATGTTCATCTTGGAGACAGTCCGAGATGCTTAGATCTTATTGAACGAGTGGTAGATGAGACAGAGATACCGGCTTCTCAAATACTGCCAACACATATCAATCGAAATGAGATGCTTTTTGGCAAGGCGATTGAGTATGCGCTGAAAGGCGGAGCAGTAGATTTTACCGGAAATGAAGATATTGACTATTGGGAAACTATCTGTGATGAGGTACGTGTATGTAATGGTATCAAACGAATGCTAGATGCAGGAGTAAATCCGAACCGCATGACAATTTCTTCTGATGGACAGGGAAGCCTTCCGATGTACAATAGTGATGGTGAATTCCTTGGAATGGGCGTTGGACAGTCCAGCTGCCTTCTGAAGGAAGTAAAGGAATGTGTATTTAAAACAGAAATTCCTTTAGAAATAGCTATTTCTACAATTACATCTAATCCAGCAGATATTCTCCATCTCAAAGGAAAAGGTAAGGTTGAAGAAGGCTATGATGCTGATCTTTGTATTCTTGACCAGGAACTGCAGCTTGTTGAAGTAATTGCAAAAGGGAATACAGTTTATACAAGATAA
- a CDS encoding LysR family transcriptional regulator, translating to MELRLLRYFLTVAKEQSFTKAAEQLHITQPTLSRQMAAFEEDLGITLFIRNGKKISLTDEGILLKRRALEILNLEERTIEELKGKEEVVEGTITIGCGEFAAVETLAKICKTYKEKYPLVQIVLHTATADAVYEMMNKGLVDIALFMEPVDTEGLDYIRITDCDHWCVGMRPDDPLAEKEFIKKDDLIGKPLILPERMNVQSELANWFGKDFSKLQIAFTSNLGTNAGVMAANGLGYPVSIEGAAKYWREDILVQRRITPEITTSTVIAWRRNIPYSLAVRKMIEEINAFQA from the coding sequence ATGGAATTAAGACTATTACGCTATTTTCTGACCGTAGCAAAAGAACAGAGCTTTACAAAAGCAGCAGAACAATTGCATATTACCCAGCCAACGCTATCCAGACAAATGGCGGCATTTGAAGAAGACCTGGGAATAACATTATTTATTCGAAACGGGAAGAAAATATCGCTCACTGATGAAGGAATTTTATTAAAAAGGCGTGCCTTGGAGATTCTTAATCTTGAGGAAAGGACGATTGAGGAACTGAAAGGAAAAGAAGAGGTTGTAGAGGGCACGATAACCATTGGATGCGGTGAATTTGCAGCAGTGGAGACATTGGCGAAGATATGTAAAACATATAAAGAAAAATATCCGCTGGTTCAGATTGTATTGCATACTGCAACAGCAGATGCAGTGTATGAGATGATGAACAAAGGACTTGTAGATATTGCATTATTCATGGAGCCGGTGGACACCGAAGGACTGGATTATATCCGGATCACAGATTGCGATCACTGGTGTGTCGGAATGCGGCCGGATGATCCACTGGCAGAAAAAGAGTTTATAAAAAAAGATGATCTTATTGGAAAGCCCTTGATCCTGCCGGAAAGAATGAACGTTCAAAGTGAACTTGCCAACTGGTTTGGGAAAGACTTTTCAAAATTACAGATTGCTTTTACGAGTAATCTTGGAACGAATGCCGGAGTTATGGCGGCAAATGGACTGGGGTATCCAGTTTCAATTGAGGGTGCTGCAAAGTATTGGCGAGAGGATATTCTTGTACAGCGAAGAATTACTCCTGAAATCACGACCAGCACGGTGATTGCCTGGAGACGTAACATCCCATATTCTTTGGCAGTCCGTAAAATGATTGAGGAGATTAATGCTTTTCAGGCATAA
- a CDS encoding flavodoxin: MSKKLVAFFSASGTTKKVAQMIAEEVKADLFEIEPKVPYTKSDLDWMNKKSRSSVEMSDKKYRPAIMKKEMDMSSYDEILLGFPIWWYVAPTIINTFLEAYDFSGKKIVLFATSGGSGFGNTVKELQSSAPNAIITEGRLLNRGTKQEISEWVNSL, encoded by the coding sequence ATGAGTAAAAAATTAGTGGCATTTTTCAGTGCAAGCGGAACAACAAAAAAAGTAGCACAGATGATCGCAGAGGAAGTAAAAGCGGATTTGTTTGAGATTGAGCCGAAAGTTCCATATACAAAGTCAGATCTTGACTGGATGAATAAAAAATCCAGAAGCAGTGTGGAAATGAGTGATAAAAAATATAGACCGGCGATTATGAAAAAAGAGATGGATATGAGTTCTTATGACGAGATCCTTCTGGGATTTCCAATCTGGTGGTATGTGGCTCCGACAATCATCAATACATTTTTAGAAGCTTACGATTTCAGTGGTAAAAAGATTGTGCTTTTTGCAACATCCGGAGGAAGTGGATTCGGGAACACTGTGAAAGAATTGCAGTCATCTGCACCAAACGCAATTATTACAGAAGGCAGACTGCTAAATCGTGGAACGAAACAGGAAATCAGTGAATGGGTAAACTCTTTATAA
- a CDS encoding carboxymuconolactone decarboxylase family protein, protein MGKIVQTAGRNTLGEFAPEFAHFNDDVLFGENWNNQDIDVKTRSIITVVALMASGITDSSLKYHLQNAKNHGVTQKEIAAVITHVAFYAGWPKAWAVFNLAKEVWEAGEGDLPYEEEAMRAHAKEMVFPIGAPNDGFAQYFSGRSFLAPISTSQVGIFNVTFEPGCRNNWHIHHAKSGGGQILVCVAGRGYYQEEGKEAVEMTPGDCINIPTGVKHWHGAAPDEWFSHLAIEVPGENSSNEWLEPVSDEEYRKLK, encoded by the coding sequence ATGGGAAAAATAGTACAGACAGCAGGAAGAAATACACTTGGTGAATTTGCACCGGAATTTGCACATTTTAACGATGATGTACTTTTCGGCGAAAACTGGAATAACCAGGACATCGACGTAAAAACAAGAAGCATTATCACAGTGGTTGCTCTGATGGCTTCTGGAATTACGGATTCTTCTTTAAAATATCATCTTCAAAATGCAAAAAATCATGGTGTGACACAAAAAGAGATTGCTGCAGTGATTACACATGTCGCATTCTATGCAGGTTGGCCAAAAGCATGGGCTGTTTTCAATCTTGCAAAGGAAGTGTGGGAAGCAGGCGAAGGAGATTTGCCATACGAAGAGGAAGCGATGCGTGCGCATGCTAAAGAGATGGTATTTCCAATTGGTGCACCAAACGATGGCTTTGCACAGTATTTTTCTGGCAGAAGTTTTCTTGCACCGATTTCTACTTCTCAGGTTGGAATTTTCAATGTGACATTCGAACCAGGATGCAGAAATAACTGGCACATCCATCATGCAAAAAGTGGAGGTGGACAGATCCTGGTATGTGTTGCCGGAAGAGGATATTATCAGGAAGAAGGTAAAGAAGCTGTAGAAATGACGCCAGGTGACTGCATCAATATTCCTACAGGTGTTAAGCACTGGCATGGAGCCGCACCGGATGAATGGTTTTCACATCTGGCAATAGAAGTGCCGGGCGAAAATAGTTCCAATGAATGGCTTGAACCGGTAAGTGATGAAGAATATAGAAAACTAAAATAG
- a CDS encoding toprim domain-containing protein, giving the protein MMQYLADHKNIRKIYLCLDNDIAGNAACENLAEKIPNDKVVMRLRPVKKDWNECLTAGIICFGFFNNF; this is encoded by the coding sequence TTGATGCAGTATCTTGCAGATCATAAAAATATCCGAAAGATTTATCTCTGCCTTGATAATGATATTGCCGGAAATGCCGCCTGTGAGAATCTTGCAGAAAAAATCCCAAACGATAAGGTGGTAATGCGATTAAGACCAGTAAAGAAAGACTGGAATGAATGTCTGACAGCAGGAATTATCTGCTTTGGTTTTTTCAATAATTTCTAA
- a CDS encoding ATP-binding protein, translating into MNGSEVHIDIYDDRMEIYSPGGMPDGSIIQDRDPLTVPSTRRNPVLADIFNRLGYMERKGSGFGKIIGGYEFQINYDESKKPSFRSDRYQFTVVMPEKNWNGRKERSLCHRRCLKQYRRIVSLEALWR; encoded by the coding sequence GTGAATGGTAGTGAAGTGCATATTGATATTTACGATGATCGTATGGAAATTTATTCGCCGGGAGGCATGCCAGACGGTTCCATTATTCAGGACAGAGATCCGCTTACAGTTCCATCAACGAGAAGAAACCCAGTTTTAGCAGATATATTTAATCGGCTGGGATATATGGAACGTAAAGGTAGTGGATTTGGAAAAATCATCGGCGGCTATGAATTTCAGATCAACTATGATGAAAGTAAAAAGCCGTCTTTTAGATCAGATCGGTACCAGTTTACAGTTGTGATGCCAGAAAAGAATTGGAATGGACGCAAGGAGAGAAGCCTGTGTCACAGAAGATGTTTAAAGCAATATAGGAGAATAGTTAGTTTGGAGGCGCTCTGGCGATAG
- a CDS encoding pilus assembly FimT family protein, with the protein MKHSKSKKSGFTLVELIVVLTILAILAALLIPALTGYIEKAKKDKVIAETRMLHEAVQTVTSELYAGSTQWKASSGAITLASFSGNPAPYSNGLAGVNLKDSYNETVKLSEVPSLQDGSGHFLALINGNGKVHSIIYTARGYLGLYSSDTKQYEAYKIGETTDYGTVSDSSYSSYYSSIYYLAAIDEGNSTDPTVSRAWSCAGIRACLRIGEWSWNR; encoded by the coding sequence ATGAAACATTCTAAAAGTAAAAAAAGTGGTTTTACTTTAGTAGAACTGATTGTTGTATTAACAATTTTAGCAATTCTTGCCGCACTACTAATTCCGGCATTAACAGGCTATATCGAAAAAGCGAAAAAAGATAAAGTCATCGCAGAAACTCGAATGCTGCACGAAGCAGTACAAACTGTAACCTCTGAATTATATGCAGGTTCAACGCAATGGAAAGCCTCTAGTGGAGCGATAACACTTGCCAGTTTTTCTGGAAATCCTGCCCCATACAGTAATGGGCTTGCTGGTGTTAACCTGAAAGATTCCTACAATGAAACGGTAAAATTATCCGAAGTACCAAGTTTGCAGGACGGATCCGGTCATTTCTTAGCTCTCATCAATGGAAACGGAAAGGTCCATAGCATCATTTATACTGCTAGAGGATACTTGGGATTGTACAGTTCCGATACCAAACAATATGAAGCATATAAAATCGGTGAAACAACAGATTATGGCACAGTAAGTGATTCCTCATATTCTAGTTACTATAGTTCGATTTATTATCTTGCTGCAATTGATGAAGGTAACTCAACCGATCCAACTGTTTCCCGTGCATGGTCTTGCGCCGGTATTCGCGCTTGTCTTAGAATCGGTGAATGGTCTTGGAATCGGTGA
- a CDS encoding RNA-binding domain-containing protein translates to MRETRILEFKETITNTFLKTVSAFSNYNGGTILFGVDDNGNVKGLPDVKQACLDIENKINDSISPQPNYTLEIQNNDQTIKLTVKSGLQKPYLYKSKAYKRNDTATIEVDTLEFSRLVLDGKNISFEELPCKDQELSFKILQCKLKENIYIETFNQDTLKTLNLYDNINGYNNAAGLLADKNYFSGIDIVKFGENISIIQKRVTFEHISVLEIYEKALAVFRDYYQYEVIQGADRKMVEKIPEAAFREAIANALIHRVWDINSHTRVSMFDDRIEVVSPGGLPAGITAEEYLSGKLSILRNRNLANVFYRLGLVEIFGTGITRIKQLYAESLIKPEFEVSENAIKIVLPIFETNVNLTEDEKVIYKFLSKTMLKPISEIAPYVPFGKSKTTQLLKAMEKKGVIAVEGKGRGTKYIIK, encoded by the coding sequence ATGCGTGAAACAAGAATATTAGAATTCAAGGAAACAATTACGAATACTTTTTTGAAAACAGTTAGTGCCTTTTCGAATTACAATGGTGGAACAATTCTTTTTGGGGTTGATGATAATGGAAATGTGAAAGGATTGCCAGATGTAAAACAGGCCTGTCTGGATATCGAAAATAAAATCAATGACAGTATATCACCTCAACCAAACTATACACTTGAAATACAGAATAATGACCAGACGATAAAACTTACTGTAAAAAGTGGTCTTCAAAAACCGTATTTATATAAATCAAAAGCATACAAACGAAATGATACAGCAACGATAGAGGTAGATACATTGGAATTTTCAAGGCTTGTATTAGATGGAAAAAATATTAGCTTCGAAGAATTACCTTGTAAAGATCAGGAGCTATCTTTTAAAATTTTACAGTGTAAACTGAAAGAAAATATTTACATTGAAACTTTCAATCAAGATACTTTAAAGACATTGAACCTGTATGACAATATAAATGGTTATAATAATGCAGCGGGACTTTTGGCAGATAAAAATTATTTTTCAGGAATTGATATTGTTAAGTTCGGTGAGAATATCAGTATTATTCAAAAAAGAGTAACGTTTGAACATATATCGGTTTTAGAAATATATGAAAAAGCACTTGCTGTATTTAGAGATTATTACCAATATGAAGTAATACAGGGGGCTGACAGAAAGATGGTAGAGAAAATACCGGAAGCAGCTTTCAGAGAAGCAATTGCAAATGCTTTGATTCATAGGGTATGGGATATTAATTCACACACCAGAGTTTCTATGTTTGATGATAGAATAGAAGTAGTGTCTCCTGGTGGATTGCCGGCTGGAATAACGGCAGAAGAATATTTATCAGGTAAGCTATCTATTTTAAGAAATAGAAATCTTGCAAATGTATTTTACAGACTGGGATTAGTAGAGATATTTGGAACAGGAATTACACGAATCAAACAACTGTATGCAGAGAGTTTGATAAAACCAGAATTTGAAGTGTCAGAAAATGCTATAAAAATTGTACTACCGATATTTGAAACGAATGTCAATTTAACCGAAGACGAAAAAGTGATTTACAAATTTTTAAGTAAGACGATGCTGAAACCAATAAGTGAAATTGCACCATATGTCCCATTTGGCAAATCAAAAACAACACAATTACTGAAAGCTATGGAGAAAAAGGGTGTGATTGCAGTTGAAGGAAAAGGCAGAGGAACAAAATATATCATTAAGTGA
- a CDS encoding PBECR4 domain-containing protein, translating into MATKLDKKNAIRQGITEAEIVYFQNLAGKTFLYVCGDEYFEVSFPIDHFLHLTGVETRLSTKDFYKNAKKSILTNNQFYFDARHVYANAKRKLPCLKRLPELTNEMVCVLKNMETMTITYKLSVTNLEFTGSVTRKPKRYTGKKD; encoded by the coding sequence GTGGCAACAAAGTTAGATAAGAAAAACGCAATACGACAAGGTATTACAGAGGCGGAAATCGTATATTTCCAAAATTTGGCAGGTAAAACATTTCTGTATGTTTGTGGAGATGAATATTTTGAAGTTTCTTTTCCAATAGATCACTTTCTACATTTAACAGGAGTGGAGACAAGACTTTCGACCAAGGATTTTTATAAGAATGCAAAAAAATCTATTCTTACAAATAATCAGTTCTATTTTGACGCAAGACATGTATATGCAAATGCCAAAAGGAAACTTCCGTGTTTAAAACGCTTGCCGGAATTAACGAATGAAATGGTATGTGTTCTAAAAAATATGGAAACCATGACAATTACATATAAACTCAGCGTTACAAATTTGGAATTTACAGGAAGTGTGACAAGAAAGCCAAAACGGTATACTGGGAAAAAAGATTAA
- a CDS encoding ArsR/SmtB family transcription factor, with amino-acid sequence MPKTSYICNCDVIHEDIVNDVKSKMQPKDDYIQLASLFKLFGDGTRVQILHALEQSEMCVCDLAVLLGVTKSAISHQLKALRLANLVKFRKEAQIVYYSLADDHVKEIIDKGFEHLWQK; translated from the coding sequence ATGCCAAAAACGTCTTATATTTGTAATTGCGATGTAATTCATGAGGATATTGTGAATGATGTGAAATCCAAGATGCAGCCAAAAGATGATTATATCCAGTTGGCTTCTTTGTTTAAGCTATTTGGAGATGGAACTAGAGTACAAATCTTACACGCTCTAGAACAGAGTGAGATGTGTGTATGTGATCTTGCAGTGCTACTGGGGGTAACAAAATCTGCAATTTCGCATCAGTTAAAGGCATTACGCCTTGCGAATCTAGTAAAATTCCGTAAAGAAGCACAGATAGTTTACTACTCACTGGCAGATGATCATGTGAAAGAGATTATTGACAAGGGATTTGAGCATCTTTGGCAGAAATAA